In Pyrus communis chromosome 8, drPyrComm1.1, whole genome shotgun sequence, one genomic interval encodes:
- the LOC137743237 gene encoding uncharacterized protein gives MPYTVIAYATMFSNVPLGIIYSSISMAVAYLAYGIVLSFLTAALTRLISSNQGKKTTHFRMWLCHRITIACHHRFAKLLSGTEAFCMYMRLLGAEVGKHCSIRAINPISDPKLISLGSGVHLGDFSRIIAGYYSSHGLVSGKVEVHDNSVVGSESLVLPGSILQKDVILGALSVAPVNSVLQAGGVYIGSQTPMMIKNTMHSLEDRIEEMDMKYKKIVGNLAANLAATTLKVKSRYFHRIGVSGKGTLKIYDNIKGLPDHKIFYPGKSYPVIVRHSNSLSADDDARIDARGAAIRILSDESSESSLFDLTLKTGKAFYARTIADFATWLVCGLPAREEYVKRTPHVRDAVWTSLRHANSYVELHYYSNICRLFRFEDGQEMYVKFKLRPSDENISEEAGKVEPIGILPPDTGAIPRSDNDTRPLLFLAKDFQSRVNAEGVRYIFQLQVRPVPRDEAARDIALDCTKPWSESEFPYIDVGEVNINHNLSAEQSEQLNFNPFLRCPEVDVIRASSCSQSASIDHGRSLIYEICQHLRNGAPLPEAWKIFLEQSDVKVDLSGCPMAVSLMKKDAQKVTLERTLFQALWISVGEGGFVGSRAIAMPGVRVEVGGSLSALSLAMKEEIIMSR, from the coding sequence ATGCCTTACACCGTCATAGCATATGCCACCATGTTTTCTAATGTCCCATTAGGCATAATTTACTCATCCATCTCAATGGCAGTTGCTTATTTGGCTTATGGCATAGTACTCAGCTTCCTCACAGCCGCCTTGACCCGTCTTATTTCTAGTAACCAAGGGAAAAAGACAACCCATTTTAGAATGTGGCTTTGCCACCGAATCACCATTGCCTGCCACCACAGATTTGCCAAGCTTCTGTCTGGAACCGAAGCGTTCTGCATGTACATGCGCCTTCTCGGTGCAGAGGTTGGGAAACATTGTTCTATCAGGGCCATCAACCCAATTTCAGACCCGAAATTGATTTCACTCGGTTCTGGCGTCCATCTTGGTGATTTCAGTCGGATCATTGCTGGGTATTATTCCTCCCATGGGCTTGTTAGTGGGAAAGTTGAGGTGCATGATAATTCAGTAGTTGGGAGTGAAAGTTTGGTCCTTCCTGGTTCAATTCTTCAGAAAGATGTTATTCTTGGTGCATTGTCAGTAGCACCGGTGAATTCAGTGCTCCAAGCGGGTGGTGTTTACATTGGGTCTCAAACTCCAATGATGATCAAGAACACCATGCATTCGTTGGAGGATAGAATAGAAGAGATGGACATGAAATATAAGAAAATTGTTGGTAACCTTGCTGCAAATTTGGCTGCCACAACTCTGAAGGTTAAGTCAAGATATTTCCATCGAATTGGTGTTAGTGGGAAGGGAACCTTGAAGATATATGACAACATCAAAGGCTTGCCAGACCACAAAATCTTCTACCCAGGAAAGAGCTACCCTGTCATAGTTCGGCATAGCAACAGCTTGAGTGCTGATGATGATGCAAGGATTGATGCGCGGGGTGCAGCTATAAGAATACTTTCAGATGAAAGTAGTGAGTCTTCACTCTTTGACCTGACACTGAAGACAGGAAAGGCATTCTACGCCCGCACAATTGCAGATTTTGCAACATGGCTTGTCTGTGGGCTTCCTGCACGGGAAGAGTATGTTAAGCGAACGCCACATGTGCGTGATGCAGTATGGACTTCCTTGCGCCATGCAAACTCATAtgttgaactacattattactcAAATATCTGCAGGCTGTTCCGGTTCGAAGATGGACAAGAAATGTATGTCAAGTTCAAGTTGAGGCCTTCTGATGAGAATATTAGTGAGGAAGCTGGTAAGGTGGAGCCAATTGGAATTCTTCCACCCGATACAGGTGCAATTCCGAGGAGTGATAATGATACTCGTCCTCTACTTTTCCTTGCTAAAGATTTCCAAAGCCGTGTGAATGCTGAAGGAGTCCGTTATATTTTCCAGTTACAGGTCCGGCCAGTTCCACGTGATGAAGCTGCCCGGGACATTGCACTTGACTGCACCAAACCATGGAGTGAGTCTGAGTTCCCATATATTGATGTTGGAGAGGTTAACATCAACCATAATCTATCTGCAGAACAATCAGAACAGTTGAACTTTAATCCATTTCTACGATGCCCTGAAGTGGATGTCATCCGAGCTTCATCATGCTCCCAGAGTGCTTCGATTGATCATGGACGTTCATTGATCTATGAGATATGCCAGCACCTGAGGAACGGTGCACCCCTTCCAGAGGCTTGGAAAATCTTCCTAGAGCAGTCCGATGTCAAAGTAGACCTTTCGGGTTGTCCAATGGCAGTATCATTGATGAAGAAAGATGCGCAAAAAGTGACGTTGGAAAGAACTTTGTTTCAGGCTCTATGG